The region TGTAATTAACTGTGATACAAAATATCTTATTATGCAACTTAGTCGATAATTTCGTGGTTGGAATAAATCAATTTTAAAAcatttttgaaattcaaaaaCAATACACATATAAGTAAAATATCAGAAGAAAAATAATGATATATTTCTACCTGCAATGACTATAGTTAAAGACTTTTATTATTGGATCAACTAGATAGTGATAATATCAGCTATACTACAGTTAACATTATGCATGGCTAGGAATAACAAATTTAAGCTAGAAAAGCAAGAACACCAACTAAAGGTGCAACAGAAGTAGTAGTTGGTTCTCCTAGTTGATAATTATTCCTATTATCACTAAAACCATCATTTTGATCTGGACTCACCACAGCACCTACCAATACATTAGGATTTGGTGCATTTTTATTGAACCATTTATCAAAGCCATCTTTGCATCCAACTGACGAACCAATTGATGCTCCTCTATGATGAATCTGCTTCGGATAATTTGAGCCATAACCCACCATGTAACTCATTTTCTGTGGATTAGAACCCAATATGTAGTCCACTTGAGATTTAACAAGAGACGCGAGATCAGAAGGAGAAACAGCACCTCCACTACATTGGAGGGACGCTTTATTTGAAGACAAATATTGAGAGTAAGTGGATATTGCAAATGTAGCAGAAGTAACATATTGGATATTAGCCCATGGTAGAAACCATAATAAACCTCCTGGTGTTTTCTGTATGTTTTGGTCTGATTTCTGTGCACATGAACATATGAATTGTTCTGCATTTGCTTTGTATTGAGCCCAAATTCCTGAAGATTCTACTTTTCCCTCTAAAACAAGCTGCATGCATGCATGTATGGTAGAACATATTAGAATATTTAAGTAGCAATATATATGAATATTGATAAATGATATTATATACCTTTGCAATAAGAAATTGTGCACCAACATACTTGTCATCCCAACTAAACATTGATCTCACACCACCATTGTCACCAGAATTTTCAATGTAATCAAGATATTTTTTCATGTTTGTGGCACGGTGAAGCCATGCTGCTGCCCAAAGTAATTCATCCTGTTTGTACAAAATAAATTCCAAATCTCAATGTGTGACCTatctttttcaaaaataatattAATTGTATTATTTATTGTAATAAATAGAATTTGAAATGATTAAGTAGATGATAACCTTAAATCCACTGCTGGAATATATTTTTGCTGCTGGAGGGATGCTATTATGGTATATGCCTTGATGATTGTTTGCAAAATCAAAAAGCTGAAATCAAAATAGTAATTAGAAATATTCACCAAACAAAAATAGCCATACAAAAAAATTGCACATAAAGGACAAAATAACACCCTACTTGTTGTGCATGAGTAACCAATGTGGATGCATATTCTGAGTCCACGGATTGAAAAGCAATGGAAGCAGAAGCCAAAGCAGCAGCAGTTTCCGCAGCAAGATCAGAACCAGGATTTTGTTCATCAATCTTATAAGAAGTCCTTGGTGTTTCCATATCCTCTGGCCTTTCCCAACATTGATGATCTGAATCAGGATCACCATTTTCTCCATACAACACATTCGGTTGTGGATGCGCTTTTATCAAATAATCTGTTCCCCATTTTATAGCGTATAATGCGTTATCAAGCTCGTTCTTACTAGCAAGTTGGTCCTTAAACTCAATTGCACTCCATGATAACATTGTTATGGTATATGCCATTGGAAATCCTAGTTTCAAGTTGTCTCCAGCATCATAATATCCTCCCGTTAGATCCATCTGAATATATACACAATCATAACGGTTATGATTCACTGACATGATAAAATATCAATATCTTGTCATTAAATATATCTTACCCCAACATCTTGACCATCTTTAAGTGCAGAATCTCCTCTCCAGTTCACTCTTTGGTTCTTAGGCAACACACCTGAACGTTGACCCTCAAAAAACAACAAACTTTTTGTAAGTGCTGTTTCATAATCACTAGAAGCAACATTTTCAATCATATAAGAACAACAAACaagaatgaaaatgaaaacattATTTAGTGACATGTTGAGAGACAACATCAAAACAAAAGGAGACAAATATGCTTTAGTAAAACAAATTCAGATTTTAGACACTAATTTATAGTAGAAATCATAGTTCATATCCGATTCACCAATTAATTACGATTAATTATGCTATCTGCAAAATGATATTTTAATTACTAAATGGACAAAGTAATAGTAATACATCGTAAATACTTGATATTTATACTCTACTCTTTTTAGTATTATTTCATACGTTTTAGAGTTGTTTGTTAGAGAAAAATGTAAGTTGTTAGTTTTTTCATAAAATTATATTatgataattttttttttgaaatagtagaaattatttcaaattttatttttataaattaaaagacttaataaaaattaaaatataatcCATATCATATAATTGTTATTgattttttataaataattttatacaaatttatttataaatatattttaaatttcAATACTAAAAACAATAATAAGATTTAAAAGAATTTAACTAATTTTTATCGAAATTGAAGGTAGGACACTCATCCAATAGAATTATAATGTTCTGACATGTCATATCAGTATTCTAAAATTAAATGTGTGGTTTTGTAGGGTACACGACTCTGATTGATTGAtagtgtaaaaatattttatacTGTCGGATGCATATTTTTTTTCTATTTAAATCTTTTTAgtaagttttttttttattttctttttacaaAAGTAAGtattataaaaaaaaactatttaaGAAAATGAAACAATATAAAGTAAAATAAGTTGttagttttttttataaaattatatATGATAActaattatttttcttttaaaaattcATAATGATTACCAAGCATAAAACAATTTCTACtcttaaaaaatttaaattattaaatattaaaagCATTGTTTGTATAATTTGTTATTAACAAGTCAAATCTTAAAATAGTTAATAAATTTTAGTGAAATTCAAGTGTATTAGACAATCAAATTTAAACTCTACACTATACTAACAATTCATGTCTGATTTTTTATATCTCACACGTTAAGAAAGAAATTATACTTAATACTTTAAAAGAATGATCCCCTCTAATTAAACCTCATCGGTTTGTTTTATgaatttttattcctttttaattatcatttataaaatttaaaataatatttattgatttttgttggaattattctttaattgaaatattaaataaCTAAAAATATTATACATAAAAGAATAATTATTGTCAGTAGAATAACAAAATTTATCATGTTTTTTGATATGTatcaaaaaaataataataaaaggtGGGGAGTAATACTCtatatcaaaaaaaaaattaaaatatttttttaaaataatttaaagGTGAATAAATGAAATGTCACGGATTAAATTATATGTCTTGCATATGATCTATCAATTGAATTGGTTTAAAGagagaaaattaaaaaaaattatgcaTGATCAAATACTACATTTTTTTTCTTTAAGTATAATTTATGATTTCCCTTCATATTCTAATTAAAGAACTCTCATTAATATATTAATGTATTTGTCTAGCTATAATTATTTATATTCTAATTAAAGAACTCTCATTAATTTATTGTTTAGTTATAATTTTCACCTCAAAATAAACTTTTTCGCATGTTGTAGTGTATATAATTAAAAAGATTTACCCTGTTTGTAAATCAATTTTTTCTTAAATAGAGTTTATGACTATTTTTCTTAAATAGAGTTTGTAAATCAATATTTTTTCTTAAATGGAGTTTATAATTTATGAATATTTTTTCTTAATTAGAGTTTATGATCACATTTATGATTTACCCTATTTgtaaatcaatttttttttcacaAAAATTAGAGTTACTATGTTGTGTAATCTTTGGGACTTTTGTGTCATTCATATTGATCATATGGTTATTAGCAGCTCTAACCAGAGCATTTATTTCACCTGAAAACTTAATGAAGATACTTTTAAATCAACTATGTTTTATGCCTCAACAACTTATATATTACTAGAAGCAACCAAAAAAAGTTATATACTATCAGAAGAATGTTATGGAATATTATTACTTTTTGAACAACAAAGTTGCGATATACAATGATGTTTTACCGGTTGATTTCAATATCATTCTTGAGACTCATAAATACAAGGGTCACCATAATAATCCTGCTAGAATGCCTATAAAATATTTTTAGAATTGGTTTAATCATAATTCCctaatttattttttaattatacCATGTGAGCTTAATTTTCTTTTGAAATAATGGTTAGGCATCAGAACAGGGAAGAACAACTATCAGAGGCCTACGATTTAACTTATACATATTCATATTTGTTTAGattctttttaaataaaaatggTCTAAATTTTTTTATAAGTATATTTATCTAAAAAGGTTAGGCTTCATGtcatgaaaaaaaatatttttaaatctATCAGATCAGCttatttaaataaatatgaatattttttgtctttttatgttttatattttattttgaattaaattaTAAGAATAAAATTTAATTATCTTGAAGAATTTATGAAAATAGGATGAAAACTCTTTATGAACaatgtcataagttattttcATAATTTCTCTTAAACAAATAATCTCACAAAATGTATGCTACAACTAACTAAGTGAAGGAAAtttgcgatccaaaacgcaacggaaattaaaatttttcctttagtgatccttacgaatgggcatgatcagtgatagaaattgttacctcttgtggcgattaaaacctttgatgcagGTCTAAGGAGTGATCCCGgacgttgaatggtgacaacgcctcttCTCAATCCACATGAACAGATTCCTTCATTCTCAGTCCACATGAAcagattccttcagtctcagtgctagctactacaaatgaaggttttgagtgtgtgtgagagagagagacagaaacgaaatttcatcaagtgaaatgcttctccacaagggttctatttatagaaccacttgtgtgagttgcaagctaaaaagtccacttaagtgtatgtgacccatatcttatggtatgccgaaaatcacttaagcgcgtggtatcttaccatatttcatattctacttaagttcatcgtaccttacaatgttctacaattcacttaagtgcatcgtgccttatggtgttccttatttactctatctctcatcgatcagtccttttgtgtgtgacgcagtaggttttcgcgatattgacaattatattaaatcacatatttaacataataaacagtgagcggtatctaacaacacatcactactatccaagacacaaaaatgtcatgtgatctgacaaatccctttttgtgataatacttgtatgtacaattaccctttttgcccttatgtctatattgaacacaaggcataaaccgtatcatccttgtccagttcaatattgggaccttagacatttatcctattacacgggatgggcaaattccatctaggtcactcatgtccctcagcatgcttcgtggagtacccatcaactttctttatggttatctagttacatacaatgtttgatcagcaataaaacACTCGAGTCTACATCTAaggtacatagtggtttcaggttgaagcGTGATATACACCCttattgaaggtgagaaaaacaagaaagggggggtttgaattgtttgtaaaataagcgctttttcaaaatgaaaatcacacaaggatttttatactggttcgcttataacacaaagctactccagtccacccggccaaggtgatttcgccttcaacaaggacttaatccattaatcttgaaagattgattacaaacaacgtctaagagaaagatctcttagtcctctcaagtatacagactgcacagagtcacttgaggaaatacaacaaagataaaaacttatgtaatctagagtgcttctaagataagcaaatattacaacagtaagaacaaagagtttcacgtactaagcaaaagcttcgtgaagattgagagaataaaacgtttttatgtgtgttgatgtttcagtaaaatcttgtgatgttgtacttgtatcactcaatgttgatttgcagtcctttatatagaagagaaggatccgttgaaaaatcatagcagataatacctcttgaataataattagtgccataacttatgttgcttgttgccaaagcaactttctcttcttgaatgactactttccaaaaatagttccttttcatttgaatttggagttaacgtctctttctgtattaggaagtccatttccataactttatttgaagttaacgttactcttccttatttagcaattccataatcagagtcttcgtgtttctggagatcttggaatattgctatctaacttctgatgttgatctcttttgagttctgatggtttcttcagatagcgctgagaacttctggatTTTGACATACCGTTtttcagagtcagaacttctagagcgtacttcttgttcagatgcttctgatattttgctgttttgctcagagttagactttcttgaacgtgtttctacttcagatgcttctggtcttctgataatttgtatctgatatgattctgtatctgatgatttcttccttctttccttagaaccctacacacttagaaacttttcgttagggtgccatttttggtttcatcctttgttatcatcaaaatcatggaatctgttgtagaacaatttttgttcttacaatctccccctttttgatgatgacaaaacaaacttaattagcagatgaaacataaacaatatcagatcagataaacaagagctccccctgagataggctagggagttcagaagttcttaccagagcttccaagcaatgaggtttcttgataccttctgcaatttcttaagtctagtgttagataaatttatttttaagaaaaatatgttgcagagtgcttaaggtatttagacagtattttcatcagagctattaatgacttctccccctttttgtcagaatcaaaaagacacagcaaaaataataataattcaagagaaaaacattgtattcagataaaaagcaacagaggcaaaaggaacaagtaaacatcagaaacaaagaaggcaaaaacaacaagcaaacaaaatcctaagtgcctaggggttgggaggcggaggcattctctgaagcaatagagccagcatgttctgaatgttgtcgttgacatagtcttgtttatccattctggcacggagttccttctgattgttcttgagttcttcaagcgtctggagaaccataggaacaactgatgaggactccccctgagtcagagcctgctgtgcttcagcagcagcctttgcttcagcttcagcagcagcttgtgcttcagcttcggcagcagcagcagcatcggccagagctttaacttcagcttcctttacccttaggatttcagcttcccttgctctttcttcctccagccttctggcttcttcttcagcctctcttgcaagtctttcttcctcaagccttctggcttcagcttctcttgcaagtctttcctggagtcttgcctcagcatctctgatgtagccatttctgacttgctcagagatgttcttcagcttaaaagcctcagaggtcatccagccaatgactctgttccagtgtgtccttacagagtcaggatcattactgacttcagagttaatggtcagagacttgaccttttgtactgaagcctctgcgaccagcattatggcttcctcaagggtaggtacggaaaggttaggttcagaggtttgaggtgaagaggttggagggctgagatttaatgttagaggttcaggttcagcttcaggttcagcttcagggtcagcttcaggttcagctgaggtgtttggaggggtgatatcagaggtgtggaggtcagagggttgagtttcagaaggttggttttcagaagtaatgttggttgtttgttctaggggaggtgaagttgcttcagattgtgttggttgttgtgaagcaaggttttgagcctgaatttgggctaaggttggagagtcagggtcagagtattcttggtcagaggagaggtcaaggtatggaggtgattctggggctgaagatgatgaagaggaagtggtttGGTTCATTTCTTCAGCTTCAGAACGTGGTAAAGAGGTATTGGCAATATTGAATTTTGGTaaaggttgtgaggttctggttgtagaaggtggggtttcagaggatgtgtatataggtggtgttgggagaggattagaagaagccataagttgttcagagggaatagagggagcagacgtaccagtagatatttgcagaggtgctggagatCTTACTTCAGAGGTTTCTCCTAtccttgctctctttgcctttgaagatTTATTCTTAGGGGGACCTCTTTTGAATctgacaaagtcttcttctgaatctaaACACTCAtccagtctgaagtcagagatgtcgactccttcatccttcagacgctgcatatagtggaggattgcatctacgggttcattcttgaagaaccttgcaagaccatggggcaacttcctctgatctttcaaggcatcccaggaggtgttcatagtgggtctgacttgaatcttcttcagaattcccatgcttttcagatttctggcgttcagaggctttccaatatctatcgccagatcttccatcagtccgttcttctccagatgatctaccagcccattctcaatgaagacatcagatataagccttcccagaggaatgtaggatctgggtttcatgttatttcttgtctcccttacagagtctctgagatatctgaagagaagtgcaggaaggcagagcttcacacccttgtgaatgcaatacataatgcacttctgatctgcattgatgtagtcaaaggagtttgatgctgggcgatgatgaatggttcccagaatgatcttgagccaaactctgaggttctgatgaagttctttgttctttgaaggatttccttcagtgttgagtttgaagatggttggattgattacttcagcaatgcgccttgacctagggttgatgttgtaaatcctttttcctccagttttctccatgtttagtaaagaagcaattgacttttcagtaatcactatctttacccccaaaacgAAGGAGACGATGAAATAGTCATCAGCATtagcaaatctccagaattcttt is a window of Lathyrus oleraceus cultivar Zhongwan6 chromosome 6, CAAS_Psat_ZW6_1.0, whole genome shotgun sequence DNA encoding:
- the LOC127093136 gene encoding endoglucanase 13, producing the protein MSLNNVFIFILVCCSYMIENVASSDYETALTKSLLFFEGQRSGVLPKNQRVNWRGDSALKDGQDVGMDLTGGYYDAGDNLKLGFPMAYTITMLSWSAIEFKDQLASKNELDNALYAIKWGTDYLIKAHPQPNVLYGENGDPDSDHQCWERPEDMETPRTSYKIDEQNPGSDLAAETAAALASASIAFQSVDSEYASTLVTHAQQLFDFANNHQGIYHNSIPPAAKIYSSSGFKDELLWAAAWLHRATNMKKYLDYIENSGDNGGVRSMFSWDDKYVGAQFLIAKLVLEGKVESSGIWAQYKANAEQFICSCAQKSDQNIQKTPGGLLWFLPWANIQYVTSATFAISTYSQYLSSNKASLQCSGGAVSPSDLASLVKSQVDYILGSNPQKMSYMVGYGSNYPKQIHHRGASIGSSVGCKDGFDKWFNKNAPNPNVLVGAVVSPDQNDGFSDNRNNYQLGEPTTTSVAPLVGVLAFLA